The Ostreibacterium oceani genomic sequence CAATGCCGAAAACAGCCCCCCAAGCGCTCAACGAAATCGTTTGTGCGGGGAAATGATAAAAAGTCAGTGGCAGCATCGCAATACCCGAAACCAATAACCCGCTTGCTGCCGTTGTCATGGGGCCAATATGCGCCAAGTAACGCTTGGTTAGATTGCCACTAATTGCATAAAGCAAGCATGCAATCAAGATAAGAAAAGCCGCGTTCAAATGGCTAGGATGTTGTTTGGCGCTATCTAGCATCAGTAGCGCCACGCCAACAACACCAATAAAAAGCCCTAAAAATTGCCATCTTGTCAGGTAGTCCTTAAAAATTAAATGCGCAATGATGCCTGTGAGCATCGGCGTGGTCGCGTTTAGCACCGATGCTGTGCTTGCATTGATGCTGTGTGCAGCAATGGCAAACAAGGTAAATGGAATGGCCAGATTCAGTAGTGCAATAGCCGATAGTCTTAGCCAGTTGGCTTTGAATTCTTGGCGTCGTCGTGCAACGAGAAATAGCATGGGGGATAAGATTAATCCTGCCATTAGCAAGCGCAGCCCTGCAAAGCTAAACGCACCAAATTCAGGGACGCCAATGCGCATAAACATAAAAGACGCGCCCCAAGCGGCGGCCATGTATAAAAAATAACCAACAATTTGATAAACAGGCATTAGAAATGTTAAGCGGTTAAGTGGTAAGGGCTAAGTAAGCAGTCTCAGTAAATAATCTCAGTTGAGAGAATCTAGAATCTAACAGGCGGTATAGGTTAATTAGATTAATTAGGTTAATTGGTTAGATTTTGTCGTGTTATCTCAGTTACGTTATCTCAAGTATGTTGTTTCGGGTAAATTGACGCCTGTCATCTATACGCGATTATAAGGGAGTCAGTCTACTATAGCTAGTAAAAACACGCGGGTATTGCCGTTTTAGAATAAAAATT encodes the following:
- a CDS encoding DMT family transporter, producing MPVYQIVGYFLYMAAAWGASFMFMRIGVPEFGAFSFAGLRLLMAGLILSPMLFLVARRRQEFKANWLRLSAIALLNLAIPFTLFAIAAHSINASTASVLNATTPMLTGIIAHLIFKDYLTRWQFLGLFIGVVGVALLMLDSAKQHPSHLNAAFLILIACLLYAISGNLTKRYLAHIGPMTTAASGLLVSGIAMLPLTFYHFPAQTISLSAWGAVFGIAVLSTALAMLAYYSVIKIVGPTRTSSVTLLVPVFGIFWGMVLLNEQVTLKMLIGTVIIIAGTSLTQFMRRAK